From Chryseobacterium wanjuense, one genomic window encodes:
- a CDS encoding T9SS type B sorting domain-containing protein, with product MKRFLSFVLMLCALNTLFAQRDTDHWFAPYYDVSTGGVYNHVLYFSTDATTPFEVKIYNNNTVIGTVTISKGSPQTFALNANLIRTTAASSAAVPTNLGVYTKGDRAYFVSLRAAVSSHGEIITSKGKAGIGTKFYAAATPVTVPATDKNFTTGILATEDNTIVTVSGYDPNISFVNVPSPTPLTLTVTLNKGQSYILTGLSTTTPVNRDGFIGAKIESNKPVSVTNGNANGFYATTTSSDGADLIMDQSVPTDRLGNEFAMVKSISTSSANMEGGIIVGTENNTDIYLNNGTTPVATIDEGEYYRILANEYKDQGGGHSNLYVRTTKNVYLYQLVGAGSANNTGGFNYIPPLNCFLPRKIDEIGRINVMPNITSAITLKLNILTEVGAAVTVNGVTPTAAQGPYPLTGNTQWVTYAITGITGNVTITSTKAVTAGVNGGYSSAGYGGYFAGFSSIPLIAKQTGDCIPGIVLEVDDSYDTYQWYLNGTAIPGANSNTYTPAVSGNYTVRITVGSCPPAVTPVYKVYTCLHESTKALTVCEGYKAIIPEFTNSSQTYVPSTVTIVTPPTNGTVIVDPSGVIGYTPNFGFTGTDTIVYKFCGNDPDFTDCEQVTLTLTVSESPVVTNATLRSCFIPSNPATALFNLTLAAVTGQTGITKQYYPSPTDAQNGTNEILNPTNYIAPNGVVYIKVSNANGCYRVAEVTLIVLPPVYSNVLEDKIICIEDTTTLDAGSGFTAYAWSTGATTQSINNVGVGTYWVDLKTGECITRQTVKVYASEQPVISSIDISNNTVTVNTVGGTAPYQYSLDNINWQNSNVFTNVPRGNSKVYVKDDYNCDPIDVEITVPNLINVITPNGDGVNDILDYSELSYKPNFVFNIYDRYGTKMHEGNKANGYKWDGAVGGKKVSTGNYWFDLSWNEPNSKKTSIKYSGWIMVKNRE from the coding sequence ATGAAAAGATTTCTATCTTTTGTATTAATGCTGTGTGCACTTAATACACTCTTTGCACAAAGAGACACAGACCATTGGTTTGCCCCCTACTATGACGTTTCTACGGGCGGTGTCTACAATCACGTTCTTTACTTTTCTACGGATGCAACAACTCCGTTTGAGGTAAAAATCTACAACAACAATACCGTGATCGGAACCGTTACCATCAGTAAAGGCTCACCACAAACTTTTGCTTTAAATGCAAATTTAATCAGAACTACGGCTGCATCAAGTGCAGCAGTGCCTACCAATCTTGGGGTTTACACCAAAGGAGACCGGGCTTATTTCGTTTCATTAAGAGCAGCGGTAAGCTCGCACGGTGAGATCATCACCTCCAAAGGGAAAGCCGGTATCGGTACAAAATTCTACGCTGCAGCGACGCCGGTGACCGTACCCGCTACAGACAAAAACTTTACAACAGGAATTTTAGCCACTGAAGACAACACGATTGTGACTGTTTCCGGATATGATCCTAATATTTCTTTTGTTAATGTTCCCTCCCCGACTCCTCTTACCTTAACCGTTACGTTGAACAAAGGGCAATCTTATATTCTTACAGGCTTGTCTACAACCACTCCGGTAAACAGAGACGGTTTCATCGGGGCGAAAATAGAATCCAACAAACCCGTTTCGGTAACGAATGGTAATGCCAATGGATTTTATGCAACCACAACTTCATCAGACGGTGCGGATTTAATCATGGATCAGTCGGTTCCTACGGATCGTCTCGGAAATGAATTCGCCATGGTGAAAAGCATCTCCACAAGTTCCGCCAACATGGAGGGCGGAATCATCGTAGGTACAGAAAATAATACGGATATTTATTTAAATAACGGAACTACGCCTGTTGCCACAATAGATGAAGGTGAATATTACAGAATCCTCGCTAATGAATATAAAGACCAGGGAGGAGGACACTCCAACCTGTATGTAAGAACAACGAAAAATGTTTACCTGTATCAATTGGTAGGTGCAGGATCTGCAAACAATACCGGAGGATTTAATTATATTCCGCCATTGAACTGTTTCTTGCCGAGAAAAATCGATGAGATCGGAAGAATTAATGTAATGCCGAATATTACTTCCGCCATTACTTTAAAGCTTAATATTTTAACAGAAGTAGGAGCCGCCGTTACTGTAAACGGAGTTACTCCAACCGCAGCTCAAGGGCCCTACCCGCTTACTGGAAATACACAATGGGTAACGTATGCCATCACCGGAATTACCGGCAATGTTACCATTACTTCTACAAAAGCAGTTACTGCCGGAGTCAACGGCGGATACAGTTCTGCAGGGTATGGAGGATATTTTGCAGGCTTCTCTTCTATTCCTTTAATTGCCAAGCAGACCGGAGATTGTATTCCGGGAATTGTTTTGGAAGTGGATGACAGCTATGATACTTATCAATGGTATTTAAACGGAACTGCTATTCCGGGAGCCAATTCAAATACGTATACCCCTGCTGTTTCAGGAAATTATACCGTAAGAATCACGGTAGGATCCTGTCCTCCTGCAGTTACACCTGTTTACAAAGTGTATACATGTCTTCATGAATCTACAAAAGCACTGACTGTCTGCGAAGGATACAAAGCCATTATTCCAGAGTTTACCAACTCTTCTCAGACGTATGTTCCAAGTACGGTAACCATTGTAACGCCACCAACTAATGGAACAGTCATTGTCGATCCAAGCGGTGTGATCGGATATACACCGAATTTCGGATTTACCGGAACAGATACCATTGTTTACAAATTCTGCGGAAACGATCCTGATTTTACAGATTGCGAACAGGTAACTTTAACATTAACTGTTTCTGAAAGTCCTGTCGTAACGAATGCAACTTTAAGATCTTGTTTTATCCCATCTAATCCCGCAACGGCATTATTTAATTTAACATTAGCTGCAGTGACAGGTCAGACGGGCATCACCAAACAATACTACCCATCTCCTACAGATGCCCAGAACGGAACAAATGAGATTTTGAACCCGACCAATTATATCGCACCCAACGGAGTTGTCTATATTAAAGTAAGCAACGCCAACGGATGTTACAGAGTGGCTGAAGTAACACTTATTGTTCTTCCGCCTGTTTATTCTAATGTGTTGGAAGATAAAATTATCTGTATTGAAGATACGACCACATTAGACGCCGGATCAGGTTTTACTGCTTATGCGTGGAGTACCGGGGCAACTACACAGTCCATCAACAATGTAGGAGTCGGAACCTATTGGGTTGATTTGAAAACGGGAGAATGTATCACAAGACAGACTGTAAAAGTGTATGCTTCCGAACAGCCTGTAATTTCAAGCATTGATATTTCTAACAATACCGTTACCGTAAATACAGTCGGAGGAACAGCACCTTATCAATACTCTCTGGATAATATCAACTGGCAGAACAGCAATGTATTTACCAATGTTCCGAGAGGGAACAGTAAGGTCTATGTGAAAGATGATTACAACTGTGATCCTATTGATGTGGAAATTACCGTTCCAAACCTTATCAATGTGATTACACCAAATGGAGACGGAGTAAACGATATTTTAGATTATTCAGAATTATCTTACAAACCGAATTTTGTTTTCAATATTTACGACAGATACGGAACCAAAATGCACGAAGGAAATAAAGCCAACGGATACAAGTGGGACGGCGCAGTAGGCGGCAAAAAAGTATCTACCGGAAACTATTGGTTTGACCTCAGCTGGAACGAACCCAACAGCAAAAAGACATCCATAAAATACTCCGGATGGATTATGGTAAAAAACAGAGAATAA
- a CDS encoding T9SS type B sorting domain-containing protein codes for MKKILSFLFIFYFFTSTFAQLDREHWFAPMVDRTGNPNPYQKLYLSTNRTTPFPVSIYNNNTLIATVNISKGNPQKIDILRNYIITTLQADLFTPITKGLYVKAEFPFYANLRFSVFNHAEIITSKGIPSTGKLFYAASAPISVTNSILNFMTSVLATEDNTVVTISGYKPTTQFSNGTTGATTPTITFTLNKGQSYIIDGNGINSGNSDGFIGAKIVATKPVNVTNGNFNGQYAGNFSSSSDILMDQAVPVERLGNEFALVKGNGNIGSHMEGALVIATEDNTEVRVNNELAPITVLNTGQYFMIPDSKYQLQGNGHYNLYIRTTKNAYIYQVLAGANNVGNEVATGGFNFIPALNCYLPKQINELGFIDENFVHSNANPGGILNIPTKLNLITEKGAVVTVNGVTPPATTGPFNMTGTNNWVTYGIPNTVGTITVVSSKAITAGINAGSDAVGYGGFFAGFPTQPVILKSGGDCIPGIVLTVDPIIYDTYQWYINGTLIPGATGTSITPTQPGYYTCSVTMGSCAPLVTEQFKVLNCTKETSTTYDFCTSKTITPAFTNSTQTPVPSTVAILTPPTLGTATVNATTGVITYTPTNPGTPATDTFTYTFCGNDVNFPDCETVTVTLNIQVLTVNNVAINACNVNGTGQGVFNLTTANVTGSSPVTITYYTSLINAQNETPGTSIPTPTTYTAANGTIVYAVVKNNIGCKNIAEITLNLFPYAVVTDNYSGVFCDENVDGTVNVTLSDITAIVLSNPAYFTGVRYYASLTDANAGNTNTLPNNWSYTTTTTIYIRVDSPDGCPPVIKPLTFNVAGKIPLIRTTLSVTVCDDDLDGIKLMDLLPYMTQYTIDPLVTFSFHGSLADAQNDLAPIGNPMNLTGVQTIYIRFEKPGECPNVASITITIKIPKKSDILVDKIICPKTKTTLDAGPGFDSYLWSTGATTPSISNVGVGSYWVDLTVNGCTYRQNVTVTESPLPIITTIEINGTTVTVGVGGGTPPYQYSLDGVNWQDTNVFTNVPRGNHIVHVRDSNRCEEVTRPFVIINLINTITPNSDGYNDTIDYSALMDNDNVEFRIFDRYGAEVFRGNSANRFIWDGKITGRPVNTATYWYFISWTEFKGSTTVKYTSWLLVKNY; via the coding sequence ATGAAGAAAATTTTATCTTTTTTATTTATATTTTATTTTTTCACCTCTACTTTTGCTCAATTGGATAGGGAGCACTGGTTTGCGCCTATGGTAGACCGGACAGGCAACCCAAATCCTTATCAGAAATTATATCTTTCTACTAACCGTACGACACCGTTTCCGGTAAGTATTTATAATAACAATACCTTAATTGCCACTGTAAACATCAGCAAAGGCAATCCTCAAAAAATTGATATCTTACGAAACTATATTATTACAACGCTTCAGGCAGACCTTTTCACTCCTATTACAAAAGGATTGTATGTAAAAGCAGAATTTCCTTTCTACGCCAATCTGAGATTTTCTGTTTTTAATCACGCTGAAATCATCACTTCCAAAGGGATTCCTTCTACCGGAAAATTATTTTATGCTGCCAGCGCGCCTATCTCCGTCACCAATTCGATTCTTAATTTTATGACGAGTGTATTGGCAACAGAAGACAATACCGTCGTTACAATTTCAGGATATAAACCTACGACACAGTTCTCAAACGGAACTACCGGAGCTACCACTCCCACCATAACTTTTACTTTAAACAAAGGGCAATCTTATATCATCGACGGAAATGGAATCAATTCGGGAAACTCTGATGGTTTTATCGGGGCTAAAATTGTTGCCACAAAACCAGTAAATGTCACCAACGGAAACTTTAACGGCCAATATGCCGGAAACTTTTCTTCCAGTTCAGACATCCTCATGGATCAGGCGGTTCCGGTGGAGCGGCTGGGAAATGAATTTGCTTTGGTAAAAGGTAACGGAAATATTGGCTCACATATGGAAGGCGCCTTGGTTATTGCAACAGAAGACAACACTGAAGTTCGTGTAAACAATGAGCTTGCTCCTATAACAGTACTCAATACCGGGCAATATTTTATGATCCCCGATTCTAAATATCAGCTTCAGGGAAACGGTCATTATAATTTATATATTAGAACGACAAAAAATGCCTACATCTATCAGGTTCTTGCGGGAGCCAATAATGTAGGAAATGAAGTGGCAACGGGTGGTTTCAATTTTATTCCGGCTCTTAACTGTTATTTACCGAAACAAATTAATGAGCTTGGTTTTATTGATGAAAATTTTGTTCATTCTAATGCCAATCCGGGTGGGATTTTAAATATTCCTACCAAATTAAATCTTATTACAGAAAAAGGAGCTGTTGTTACCGTAAATGGTGTTACTCCGCCGGCGACAACAGGACCATTCAATATGACAGGAACCAACAATTGGGTAACTTACGGAATTCCGAATACCGTGGGAACCATCACTGTGGTTTCTTCAAAAGCAATTACAGCGGGAATCAATGCGGGAAGTGATGCAGTCGGCTACGGAGGATTCTTTGCGGGATTCCCTACTCAACCGGTGATTTTAAAATCCGGAGGAGATTGTATTCCGGGAATTGTTCTTACCGTCGATCCTATTATTTACGATACCTATCAATGGTATATCAACGGAACTCTTATTCCTGGTGCGACAGGCACTTCTATTACCCCTACCCAACCGGGATATTATACCTGCTCTGTAACTATGGGAAGCTGTGCTCCTCTGGTAACTGAGCAATTTAAAGTTTTAAATTGTACAAAAGAAACCTCGACAACGTATGATTTCTGTACATCAAAAACCATTACTCCTGCGTTTACAAATTCAACTCAGACACCGGTTCCTTCTACCGTGGCGATTCTTACTCCACCGACATTAGGAACAGCAACCGTAAATGCAACAACGGGTGTAATTACGTATACTCCGACCAATCCGGGGACTCCTGCAACTGATACTTTTACCTATACATTCTGTGGAAATGATGTCAACTTCCCCGATTGTGAAACGGTGACAGTAACACTTAATATTCAGGTTTTAACGGTAAACAATGTTGCGATCAATGCCTGTAATGTTAACGGGACAGGACAGGGTGTATTTAACTTAACAACAGCCAATGTGACAGGTAGTTCGCCAGTTACGATTACTTATTATACAAGTTTAATAAACGCTCAAAACGAAACACCGGGAACTTCAATTCCTACTCCGACCACATATACCGCAGCCAATGGAACGATAGTATATGCCGTTGTAAAAAATAACATCGGCTGTAAAAATATTGCGGAAATTACCCTTAATTTATTTCCTTATGCTGTCGTAACGGATAACTATTCAGGAGTATTTTGTGATGAAAACGTAGACGGTACCGTGAATGTTACTTTATCGGATATTACCGCGATTGTTTTAAGTAACCCTGCTTATTTTACAGGAGTAAGGTATTACGCAAGTTTAACCGATGCCAATGCCGGAAATACAAATACACTTCCCAACAACTGGTCGTACACGACGACGACAACGATCTACATCAGGGTTGATTCTCCTGACGGATGTCCTCCTGTGATAAAACCACTTACCTTCAACGTTGCCGGAAAAATTCCTTTGATAAGAACCACTTTATCCGTTACAGTGTGTGATGATGATTTGGATGGTATTAAATTGATGGATTTACTTCCTTATATGACCCAGTATACCATAGATCCTCTTGTGACATTCAGCTTCCACGGAAGCTTGGCGGATGCACAAAATGATCTGGCTCCAATCGGTAACCCGATGAACTTAACGGGCGTGCAGACTATTTATATCCGATTTGAAAAACCGGGAGAATGTCCTAATGTTGCGTCTATTACCATCACCATTAAAATTCCTAAAAAATCTGATATTTTAGTGGATAAAATTATTTGTCCTAAAACAAAAACCACACTAGACGCTGGACCAGGCTTCGACAGCTATTTATGGAGCACAGGAGCAACGACTCCTTCTATTTCTAATGTTGGTGTGGGAAGTTACTGGGTAGATCTTACTGTAAACGGATGTACATACAGACAAAATGTAACCGTTACAGAATCTCCTCTTCCGATCATTACCACTATTGAAATCAATGGAACGACCGTTACTGTAGGTGTTGGCGGCGGAACTCCTCCTTATCAGTATTCTTTGGATGGTGTAAACTGGCAGGATACCAATGTCTTTACGAATGTTCCTAGAGGAAATCATATCGTTCACGTGCGTGATTCCAACAGATGTGAAGAAGTGACCAGACCTTTTGTTATTATTAATTTAATTAATACCATCACGCCAAATTCAGACGGCTACAATGATACGATAGATTATTCTGCATTAATGGATAACGATAACGTAGAATTCAGAATTTTCGACAGATATGGAGCTGAGGTTTTCAGAGGGAATTCGGCCAACAGATTCATCTGGGACGGCAAAATCACCGGAAGACCCGTGAATACGGCAACGTATTGGTATTTCATCAGCTGGACAGAATTCAAAGGAAGCACGACGGTGAAATATACAAGCTGGCTTTTGGTAAAAAATTATTAA
- a CDS encoding T9SS type B sorting domain-containing protein, with amino-acid sequence MKKQLYSLVLFLFTFIAISAQRDTEHWFAPFSAANLSSTAKQAVYLSTDSATPFNVDIYNNNVIIATVAISKGNPQSYNITAADMIGSTAGDLFTVGTKGLYLKGEKPFFASFRFVVPAHGEILTSKGKAGVGTKFYAVVAPITNPTQGMNFTTGILATENNTTVTISGYSPNVVFTNGVTATSTPSMSITLNKGQSYIVEGRGNVTGNSTGFIGSKITSDKPISVTNGNFLGEYNIGTSLTGGDIVMDQSVPVDRLGKEFVIVKGFGNIAAKTEDVLLVATEDNTEIYVNNNPAPVATINEGQHYRVNEPNNVNYIDQGSGHYNMYVRTTKNAYVYQLLAGTATSSATIGFNYIPPLNCLLPRKIDEIGMIEWLPQAANNIKLNILTEKGAAVTVNGVTPTAAQGPYDVTGTTDWVSYSLTGVTGNVTIISTKAVTAGIAGGSGVVGYGGYFAGFSSVPAISKSGDCVPGAILETGDSFETYQWYLNGNPIPGATTYTYTPMQPGNYTVKVGMGGCFATTPVYEVESCYEQVTKSLIVCETQKTIIPKFTNHTVPFIPSTVQIDTAPTNGTATIDAATGTITYTANTNFIGNDLMVYHFCANPTTGVGCEQVTLHLKVDPNPTVKNVTIQSCYLDSNPNMAAFNLETAPIVTQTGYTILYYPTLADLNNGTNVISNASTYISSNTTVYANVTNSNGCSSIAQITLVVLPPVKSTVLSDKIICIENKATLDAGPGFDGYRWSTGETTQAITVPVGAYWVQLKTGECFTRQDVKVLAAEQPVISNLEIKNNTITVSVIGGTQPYKYSLDGATWQDSNFFGNLPRGENSIYVKDFYNCEPIDVTVTVPNLLNAITPNGDNKNDYIDYSELAYKKNLIFNIYDRYGNKVYQADRFSAYKWDGTMYGKKVPTATYWYEITWTEPNKAQTQIKYSGWILVKNLE; translated from the coding sequence ATGAAAAAACAACTCTACTCATTAGTTTTATTTTTATTTACTTTCATTGCTATTTCAGCACAACGGGATACCGAACATTGGTTTGCTCCATTTTCAGCAGCTAATCTTTCTTCGACAGCCAAACAGGCGGTTTATCTCTCCACAGATTCTGCTACACCATTCAATGTTGATATTTATAATAATAATGTGATCATAGCAACTGTGGCGATCAGCAAAGGAAATCCTCAATCTTATAATATCACTGCTGCAGATATGATAGGATCTACGGCCGGAGACCTATTTACGGTCGGCACGAAAGGATTATATCTGAAAGGTGAAAAACCATTTTTTGCTTCATTCAGATTTGTTGTTCCGGCGCATGGTGAGATTTTAACATCAAAAGGAAAAGCCGGAGTCGGTACAAAATTCTATGCCGTCGTTGCTCCTATCACGAATCCTACCCAGGGTATGAATTTCACAACAGGAATTCTTGCCACGGAAAATAATACAACGGTGACTATTTCAGGATATTCTCCCAATGTTGTTTTTACCAACGGAGTGACAGCAACATCAACGCCAAGCATGTCTATTACTTTAAATAAAGGACAGTCTTACATTGTTGAAGGCAGAGGAAACGTTACAGGAAATTCAACAGGTTTTATTGGGTCTAAAATCACTTCAGACAAGCCGATTTCAGTTACAAACGGAAACTTCCTTGGTGAATATAATATCGGTACGTCTTTAACGGGTGGAGATATTGTCATGGATCAGTCGGTGCCTGTGGACAGATTAGGAAAAGAATTTGTCATCGTAAAAGGTTTTGGAAATATTGCTGCAAAAACTGAAGATGTTTTATTGGTAGCGACTGAAGATAATACTGAAATCTATGTCAATAACAACCCGGCTCCTGTTGCCACCATCAATGAAGGGCAGCATTATCGCGTAAATGAACCCAATAATGTCAACTATATCGATCAGGGAAGCGGGCATTACAATATGTATGTAAGAACTACCAAAAATGCATATGTCTACCAGCTTCTTGCGGGAACGGCAACTTCCAGTGCTACCATTGGTTTTAATTATATACCCCCGCTCAATTGTCTGTTACCAAGAAAAATTGATGAAATCGGGATGATCGAATGGCTTCCTCAGGCTGCAAATAATATTAAATTAAATATTTTAACAGAAAAAGGAGCTGCCGTAACCGTAAACGGGGTGACACCAACTGCTGCTCAGGGACCTTACGACGTTACAGGAACCACAGATTGGGTATCTTATTCCCTTACTGGCGTAACCGGAAATGTCACCATTATCTCAACAAAAGCCGTAACTGCAGGGATTGCAGGAGGAAGTGGTGTTGTAGGATACGGTGGATATTTTGCAGGATTCTCTTCGGTTCCGGCCATCAGTAAAAGTGGAGATTGTGTACCGGGAGCTATTCTGGAAACAGGCGACAGCTTTGAAACGTATCAATGGTATCTTAATGGAAACCCTATTCCCGGAGCAACAACGTACACATACACTCCGATGCAGCCAGGAAATTACACCGTAAAAGTGGGAATGGGAGGTTGTTTTGCAACCACACCGGTCTACGAAGTAGAATCTTGCTACGAGCAGGTAACAAAAAGTTTAATTGTCTGTGAAACTCAGAAAACGATCATTCCTAAATTTACCAATCATACCGTTCCATTTATTCCAAGTACTGTACAAATTGATACGGCTCCCACTAATGGTACAGCAACGATTGATGCTGCCACAGGAACCATCACCTATACAGCCAATACAAATTTTATCGGTAATGACTTAATGGTGTATCATTTCTGCGCAAATCCGACAACAGGAGTCGGCTGCGAACAGGTAACTTTACACTTAAAAGTAGACCCAAATCCTACCGTGAAAAATGTAACCATACAATCTTGCTATCTGGATTCTAACCCGAATATGGCGGCATTCAATCTTGAGACAGCTCCGATTGTAACTCAAACCGGATACACAATTTTGTACTATCCTACGCTTGCAGATCTTAACAACGGAACGAATGTAATTTCAAATGCTTCAACATATATTTCTTCAAATACAACAGTGTATGCGAATGTAACCAACTCAAACGGATGTTCAAGCATCGCGCAGATTACGCTTGTAGTACTTCCACCGGTGAAATCTACCGTTTTATCTGATAAAATTATCTGTATTGAAAATAAAGCTACGCTGGATGCAGGTCCAGGTTTCGACGGCTATCGTTGGAGTACGGGAGAAACAACTCAGGCCATCACCGTTCCGGTGGGTGCTTACTGGGTACAGCTAAAAACAGGAGAATGCTTCACAAGACAGGATGTAAAAGTACTTGCTGCAGAGCAACCTGTCATTTCAAATCTTGAAATTAAAAATAATACCATCACTGTAAGTGTAATTGGAGGAACTCAACCATATAAATATTCCCTTGATGGTGCTACGTGGCAGGATTCTAATTTCTTCGGAAATCTTCCAAGAGGGGAAAACAGTATTTATGTGAAAGATTTTTATAATTGCGAACCGATCGATGTAACGGTAACTGTCCCTAATCTTCTCAATGCAATTACACCAAACGGAGACAACAAAAACGATTATATCGATTACTCTGAATTAGCATACAAAAAGAATCTGATCTTCAATATTTATGACAGATACGGAAATAAAGTCTACCAAGCCGACCGCTTCAGTGCCTACAAATGGGACGGAACCATGTACGGGAAAAAAGTTCCTACGGCAACGTATTGGTACGAAATCACCTGGACAGAGCCTAATAAAGCCCAAACTCAAATAAAATATTCCGGCTGGATCCTGGTAAAAAATCTTGAATAA